In Cloacibacterium caeni, a single window of DNA contains:
- a CDS encoding M28 family metallopeptidase, translated as MKKLFTLLALGTLTFCNAQSYKKPLVSAITEKDLRTDMYQMAADQFWGREAGTLDELKVSMWFADKMKAAGMKPAGDNGTFFQFFDMYRHQVSPQSSVKIGDKNLKIWKDILVQDVTDNNFSAPILYLGKIEPQDLASKNIAGKVVALKASDLNVSKEMTLFERRYPGFIRTKYYKTISQLGAKGIIFITDDISDKSWVEVLPQMTRGTYGVEGLREKVDVGIPVFWIKQENENWVKNNPEISLNIQTETYKYPSVNIIGKIEGTDAQLKKEYVLLSGHQDHDGIRHPVKNDTIYNGADDNASTCVAMLAMARAYSKQPSKRSILFVIHGAEERGLLGSRWHAAHPVVPKESIVAVLNGDMIGRNDNNEAALLGGESPHKNSEELVKMALDANNESTKFKFLKAWDLPEHPEYFYFRSDHLPYAKAGIPALFFTSVLHHQYHTPQDESENINFKKLYKMTEWMYRTSWKVANEPERPKLIPDFKLER; from the coding sequence ATGAAAAAACTTTTTACTTTATTGGCTTTAGGAACTTTAACGTTCTGTAATGCTCAATCTTACAAAAAACCTTTGGTTTCTGCCATTACAGAAAAAGATTTAAGAACTGATATGTACCAAATGGCGGCAGACCAATTTTGGGGAAGAGAAGCAGGAACTTTAGACGAACTGAAAGTTTCGATGTGGTTTGCAGATAAAATGAAAGCTGCAGGAATGAAACCAGCAGGTGATAACGGAACTTTTTTCCAGTTTTTTGACATGTATCGTCATCAAGTTTCACCGCAGAGTTCTGTAAAAATTGGAGACAAAAACCTCAAAATCTGGAAAGATATTTTGGTGCAAGATGTTACTGACAATAATTTCAGTGCTCCAATTTTATATTTAGGAAAAATAGAACCTCAAGATTTGGCTTCAAAAAACATTGCAGGAAAAGTAGTTGCTCTTAAAGCTTCAGACCTCAACGTTTCTAAAGAAATGACGCTTTTTGAGAGAAGATATCCTGGTTTCATCAGAACTAAATATTATAAAACCATTTCTCAATTAGGTGCAAAAGGAATTATCTTCATCACAGATGATATTTCAGATAAAAGTTGGGTAGAAGTTCTGCCACAAATGACCAGAGGAACTTACGGTGTGGAAGGATTGAGAGAAAAAGTAGATGTAGGAATTCCTGTTTTTTGGATTAAACAAGAAAACGAAAATTGGGTAAAAAACAATCCTGAAATTTCTCTAAATATTCAGACTGAAACGTATAAATATCCGTCAGTAAATATCATCGGAAAAATAGAAGGAACAGACGCTCAATTGAAAAAAGAATATGTTCTTTTGAGCGGACATCAGGATCACGACGGAATTCGTCATCCTGTAAAAAATGATACGATTTACAATGGTGCAGATGATAATGCAAGTACTTGCGTAGCAATGTTGGCAATGGCAAGAGCTTATAGCAAACAGCCATCTAAACGCAGTATTTTATTCGTGATTCACGGTGCTGAAGAAAGAGGATTGCTAGGTTCTCGTTGGCATGCTGCACATCCAGTTGTCCCAAAAGAAAGCATTGTTGCTGTGCTAAACGGTGATATGATTGGTAGAAATGATAATAATGAAGCGGCGCTTCTTGGTGGTGAATCTCCACATAAAAATTCTGAAGAATTGGTAAAAATGGCTCTTGATGCAAATAACGAAAGTACTAAATTCAAATTTCTAAAAGCTTGGGATTTGCCAGAACATCCAGAATATTTCTACTTTAGAAGCGACCATCTTCCTTATGCAAAAGCGGGAATTCCTGCACTATTTTTCACCAGCGTTCTGCACCATCAATACCACACTCCACAAGATGAATCAGAAAATATTAATTTCAAAAAATTATATAAAATGACGGAATGGATGTACAGAACTTCTTGGAAAGTAGCCAACGAACCAGAAAGACCAAAATTAATTCCAGATTTTAAACTAGAAAGATAA
- the clpP gene encoding ATP-dependent Clp endopeptidase proteolytic subunit ClpP produces MDIKKEFRDFSVKHLGNSGLATDQYMGIFNPTNLTPYIMEERRMNVAQMDVFSRLMMDRIIFLGTGIDDQVANIVTAQLLFLESSDPSKDIQIYINSPGGSVYAGLGIYDTMQIIKPDVATICTGMAASMGAVLLVAGEKGKRSALKHSRVMIHQPSGGAQGVASDMEINLREMLKLKKELYDIISAHSGQSYEWVEKASDRDYWMTSYEAKEYGMVDEVLEKK; encoded by the coding sequence ATGGACATAAAAAAAGAATTCAGAGATTTCTCTGTAAAACATTTAGGAAATAGCGGATTAGCAACTGACCAATACATGGGAATTTTTAACCCAACCAATCTTACTCCTTACATTATGGAAGAACGTAGAATGAACGTAGCTCAAATGGACGTTTTTTCTCGTCTCATGATGGATAGAATCATCTTCTTAGGAACCGGGATTGATGACCAAGTTGCCAATATTGTAACCGCTCAATTATTATTTTTAGAAAGTTCAGACCCTTCTAAAGACATTCAGATTTACATCAATTCTCCTGGTGGAAGCGTTTACGCGGGATTAGGAATTTATGACACCATGCAAATCATCAAACCAGATGTTGCTACTATTTGTACAGGTATGGCTGCAAGTATGGGCGCTGTTTTATTAGTTGCTGGCGAAAAAGGAAAACGTTCTGCGCTTAAACATTCTAGAGTGATGATTCACCAACCAAGTGGTGGCGCTCAAGGTGTGGCAAGTGATATGGAAATCAACCTAAGAGAGATGCTAAAGCTTAAAAAAGAGTTGTATGACATTATTTCTGCACATTCTGGTCAGTCTTACGAATGGGTAGAAAAAGCATCAGACCGTGATTATTGGATGACTTCTTACGAAGCCAAAGAATACGGAATGGTAGACGAAGTTTTAGAGAAAAAATAA
- a CDS encoding nucleotidyltransferase family protein, translated as MKKIQIHQNAIAQLCKKYNVEKLYVFGSILTEKFNENSDIDFIVKFHQLDLSKYADNYFDLKFSLEEILKREIDLLEEKSIKNPYFLEVVNHQKQLIYG; from the coding sequence ATGAAGAAAATACAAATACATCAAAATGCAATCGCTCAACTTTGTAAAAAATACAATGTTGAAAAATTATATGTATTTGGTTCTATTCTTACAGAAAAATTTAATGAAAATAGTGATATAGATTTTATCGTAAAATTCCATCAATTAGATTTATCAAAATATGCAGACAATTATTTTGATTTAAAATTTTCATTAGAAGAAATATTGAAAAGAGAAATAGATCTATTGGAAGAAAAATCCATTAAAAACCCATATTTTCTTGAAGTAGTTAATCATCAAAAACAGTTAATATATGGATAA
- a CDS encoding HepT-like ribonuclease domain-containing protein — MDKEIQVWLFDILNSILEIESFVDFEETNFQDYSSDIKTKRAVERNLEIIGEAVNRISKKDENLEITDKRKIISVRNRIIHGYDQVSDELIWSIITQYLPVLEKEVRQYLNE, encoded by the coding sequence ATGGATAAGGAAATACAAGTTTGGCTATTTGATATTCTAAATTCAATTTTAGAAATTGAGAGTTTTGTAGATTTTGAAGAAACCAATTTTCAAGATTATTCTTCAGACATTAAAACCAAACGTGCAGTAGAAAGAAATTTAGAAATAATAGGAGAAGCAGTAAATAGAATTTCTAAAAAAGATGAAAATTTAGAAATTACTGATAAAAGAAAAATTATAAGTGTAAGAAATAGAATAATTCATGGATATGATCAAGTTTCAGATGAATTAATTTGGTCTATTATTACACAGTATTTACCTGTTTTAGAAAAAGAAGTTAGACAATATTTAAACGAATAA